The proteins below come from a single Magallana gigas chromosome 10, xbMagGiga1.1, whole genome shotgun sequence genomic window:
- the LOC105326988 gene encoding uncharacterized protein — translation MYIELHLYFVYTMRDNSCGICCCFETIQTTDFSLFRRADRQPENQNDRICSCHFKEGKKERDPVYFAWNDKKYMDLPDPEKSDRKRRKTCQSQSCEAKTITQRPSCEKEQIQDAVDCEDVEHVDVDHSYTVSCSRNCSIEMQQLSSEIKKLEEELVALKINSNKRKPMTVAEIRDSEEKMLLYTSIQYDVFEVLVGLLGRFELNYFNGWSPSLNIENQLLIVLMKLKLNLRDIDLDHRFCVSRSTISNIFNTLVHALHEMLYVGVVDTCFPSQLKCKGSMPKSFAEFSSARASMDAIETTQDFPGHLDTQVMAYSSYKSRHTVKAVTCVAPNGAICSPLYPGSTSDVAT, via the exons atgtatattgaattgcACCTCTATTTCGTGTATACAATGAGAGATAACAGTTGCGGTATATGCTGTTGCTTTGAAACTATACAGACAACTGACTTTTCTTTATTTAGAAGAGCTGATCGACAACCAGAAAATCAAAATGACAGGATTTGTTCCTGCCATTTCAAAGAGGGGAAAAAGGAAAGAGATCCTGTCTACTTTGCATGGAACGACAAAAAGTACATGGATTTACCTGATCCAGAAAAATCGGATAG GAAAAGGAGGAAGACGTGTCAGTCCCAGTCCTGTGAAGCTAAAACAATAACCCAGCGTCCATCCTGTGAGAAAGAGCAGATACAAGATGCTGTTGATTGTGAAGATGTAGAACAT GTTGATGTAGATCACAGCTACACAGTATCTTGCTCAAGAAACTGTTCAATAGAAATGCAACAACTCTCTTCAGAGATTAAAAAGTTGGAAGAAGAGTTAGTTGCTCTAAAGATCAACAGcaataaaagaaaacccatGACTGTAGCGGAAATTAGGGACAGCGAAGAaaag ATGCTGCTTTACACATCAATACAATATGATGTCTTTGAAGTGCTTGTGGGACTGCTTGGTCGCTTTGAATTAAATTACTTTAATGGTTGGTCACCATCACTAAATATTGAAAATCAGCTTCTGATTGTTTTGATGAAGCTGAAGCTCAACCTAAGAGACATAGACTTGGATCACAG GTTTTGTGTAAGCAGATCTACAATTTCCAACATTTTTAACACATTGGTTCATGCCCTCCATGAAATGTTGTATGTGGGTGTTGTTGACACATGTTTCCCCAGTCAGCTTAAATGCAAAG GCTCTATGCCTAAGTCATTTGCAGAGTTTTCCTCTGCAAGGGCTTCCATGGATGCCATTGAGACAACCCAAGATTTTCCTGGACACCTGGATACACAGGTCATGGCATACAGTTCATATAAGAGCCGTCACACTGTTAAAGCAGTGACTTGTGTCGCCCCAAATGGTGCCATCTGTTCTCCTTTATATCCAGGATCAACATCAGATGTTGCGACTTAG